The genome window TGTATTATTTGCTCGCTTACCTCGTCGCTACCGCCGTTATTTTGCCTGATAAGGGCGTTAAAGCCCTCTTTGGTTGTCAGTCTGTCCGGGTTGGCTAGTATTAGCATTTCTTTGTCTCCTCTTTTTGTTCGGCTATTTTCTTATCTGCGTAATCTCGCACCACTTGGGCTACGTCGTCAATCGCACCTGCTAAGAAGTAGCTTGCGCTCATAACGGTAGCGTCGTTAATGCCTGCGTGCTTTTTAAAATACGGCAAGGCTAGCACTAAAGCACTAATAGCGTTTAGCGCGCTCGGTATCTCGTTGGTTAGGTCTAGCTCGTCGGCTATGTCGAATGTTAATTGCATTGGGTCTCCTTTTGGTTAAACTATTTATTTATTATTATTGATTTTAAAAACATCTTTTTAGCGTCAATTTGCGTAATAATAACATCTTTTATTTTAATTGTCAATAGTTTAATAAATCTTTTAGGCGTGTTTCTGTAAAATATACACACAAAATATTTATTAAAAGGATAAAAATGCAATATGATAGTTTTGAGGCTATGCTCGGCGCCGTCGGTCTTACTAAAAAAGAGTTTGCGGAGCTTGTCAAAATGAATTACACCAGCGTCACGAATTGGAAACAATCGGACAACGTGCCCGAATGGGTCGAGAGTTGGCTTATCAACTACGATAAGGCGCGCAAATTTGATAATGCTGTGAGCTTGGTTAATAACCTCGTGGATATTGTTAAAAAGCCTTAATACTGACGCGTAATTAAATCTCTCTCCGATAGCTACCTAAGTTAAATTTACCCAGCTGGCGGTATTCAATTCCCCTAGCTTACTTGGCGCAAAAATGCGTTAGCTACCTATGTTAAATATACCTACCTACGTTGAGCGTACCTAGCTTTTAGCCTTGATTATCTCTCGTTTAGCTCTATGACTTTAATTCACCTAGCTTTTAGGGTTTTCCCTTTTTTGCGGTAAACCTCTCGCGCCTAGCTTTAACGGGTCAAATATTGGGTCGGTTAGTTTTCTCCAAATTTGGCGAAAAGTCCGTTTTCATTTTTTCTTGAAATCCAAAGGGGTAAGATTAAATCTGCCCCCTCTATCCCAGGGGGCGTCGGTAACGGCTACGCCCTTTTACTTTGCGCCTATGGGCTATTAAATCTACCTCATCGCTTTTAAACTCAAAATAAAGCCCTCTCATTGATTTTAACTCTTTTTGGTATCTTTGTACGTCTCAGGGTCTTTTTATCGCTCGTAGCCCCCTTATTTTTATTCTACGGGCTATTATTCGCTTTACTTACTAGATTTTTGTTTTTGGGCGCGACTATGATTTAAGGTTCGGGGGCGGATTTTTTCATTTAGGTATGGATTTTGAGAGAGGAAAAGTAAATGCGGTGGTACCTACTAAGGGGGTCTGAAACTTAAAAACGCGTTTTTTACTTTCGGATAAATTGCGCGCTAGCCCCGTATGGGCGCAGGCTAGCATTGATTTTAAAATCAAAATGCGATTTTAATTTTCGCGTTACGAATGATAACGTATGATAACGAAAAGCGATACACGTTTTAGCGTTTCTTAAAGTAAACGAAACGGGTAAAAATCGGCTTAAGGTTCGGGCGGTTTTCGGGTCAAAAATAGGCGGAATAATATGCGATGAGGTTACGGGCGCGTTACAATGTAACGTTACGGCTTTATTTGATACTCTCTCGCTATCATAAGCTATCAGATAGATTTATTTTGCTTGACTTTTTAGGCTTTAGGTTGTATAATCAAGAATTACCAAAGCCCTCGCTTTGGATTGGGTCGAGTTTAATCGCTCGGCTACCCGGGCTTAGTACCCGGGGTAATCATCCAAAAAAATCCCTTAGCTTTTCTTTTACGGCATTAAAATCCTCGCTTGTTATTCCGCCTTTGCGCGCGTTAATCACTCTTTTCGTGTCAAATAGCCTTATTTGCGTAAGTATCGCTACTTGCTCTTTGCCGTCGGTATCGGTAAATTTATGATACGCAAAACCGCTTTTGTTTTTGGTCTTTGAGCTTATCGGCACGCCGATAAACGCTTTTTTAAAAACGGTCTTGACGGCTAGCACGGGTCTTAAAAACTTATCGCCTTTGCCGTAAATTTCAGTCCCGATATTTCGCCCTACGCTTAGCCAATAGATTTTACCTGCTTTTACGTAACCTTGCTTTGAGCCGTCTAGCTCTTTTTTAATCTCGTTCCACTCGTCAAATATTTCGTTATTCATTAGTAGCCTTTTTAGCATTTGGGCTAAATTCTACGAAAATCAGGCTTAAAATCTTTTCATAAGCTATCAGCGGTTATCACGCCCTTAGCTCTCTTTTGTTATTCTTTGCCTTGTATGTAGGCGCGGTGAGCTTCGGCAGTTCGGGGGCGGTCGCGAACTCGATTATTTGCGAGAAATCGCGCACCGCTTGGCATAATTGTAGCTCCAGGCGTTCGGCTCTAGGTAGTAATGCAGGTTTATTTAAATCGACGATCGGAGCGGTAGCTTCGGCGCGATACAGCGGTAAATTTAGATTATTCTTTTTGGCTTTATCGTAAAAATAGACGCGCTCTAACGCCGTAAGCCCCATTTTTAAATACGTCGTATCGCCTATTTGAGCTTTGTCGAATGCGTCCAGGTTAAACGGCTCGGGGCGGTCGAAACACAAATCAACGCTCGAGACGTTATTAACCGCGCCTAAAAGCTCCGCTACGAGGTCAAAGGGCGGGGCGGGCTTATGATACTGCTTTAGCCCGTAAAACTCAATCACGGCGCGCTGCCTGCACTCGTTGGGGGCTTTTGTAGCGGCGTAGAATATGCTTAGATTTTCGAGTTCGTAAAGCTCGGTTATCTTTAGCCCTCGAAACTCATACCGATTCGATATTTTTATCTCTTTCGTATCCTGCATTTTGCGCCATTTCAGCCCGTGCGTTTTGGCTATGCTTTTAAGTAGTTCTATTTTGGTGTAGTGTTTGCGCGTTATTCTGTTTTTTAGGAAACTCGCGCGTATGGTGTCTATGGCTATGCTAGGCGTTTCAGCTAGTATTTGGGTAATTTGGGGTAATATTTCCACGTTTTAATATCCAAAGAGGGCGGATCGCTTGACACTAACCGCCCCTATAAATCTTTAATTAACCCTCTGCTAATTGAGGCGCATTTTTAGCTTTTATCGCCTCGATTAGCTTTTTAGCTAACTTTACTTGACCCTTTGGCGTTATCAACGGTGTAAATCTTAATATCGCCTCGCCGTTTGGTAACGTTATCGTCCGCAATTTGAAATCCAAATACCCCAAATCTAAGTATTTCTGATAAGGTTCATTATTTGCCCTTAGAATGCCTAACTCGCGCATTAGGGCAAATAAACGCGTTCCGCCTATGTCTATGCCCTTATCTTTATCGCAAAGGATTTTCGCATACTCGCCTATTTTAATATCGCCCTTGCTAACCTCAACGGCTCGCGCAAAATCTACGTAAGGCTCATCGGCTTTTACTTTGCACTCTAGGCGTTTTACTTCGTCTTGCGTATCGGCTAGCCTCAAAAGAATATCGGCGGCCGCTCGCGGGTCTGCTAAGACGTTTTGAATATCCAAAGGGCGGTTGCTGCCGTTTAGGATAAAATCGCTCGCCCAATCTCGAAATAAAATCGTCTGCGGCGTTTCCGTCAGTTTAAAGCCTAGCGTAATAATGCCTTTTTTAGTCCAAAAAGTCTGCTTTGCGTTACCTGTTGCATTTTGCAACAGATAGAAGTGCACGCCCTCTTTAAACTCGTTCCTAGCTTTTTGTGAGCGGATAGCTTCCTCGCTTACGCCAAACCCCTGCGCTACTTGCTTATTTGATAAGCTCCAGGTGTCTTGATACTCCGAAATCTCTAAATTTAGATTGTTAAATGCTACTATTGCGCTCATATTTTGCCCCCTAAATATCTTTTAGCCTTTTGGAAATCGTCGATACGCCATAATTTAAACCGTCTTTTAGGGGTATTTGCGTCCGTGCACCATCTAAATTTAACGATTTTTTCTCTAAAAAGCTCTACTAAATACTGATTGGCGTTACTTATGCCAAATATTCGCCCCGCGGTTATTTCCGTTCCGTCCCACATCATTTTTATTAATGCCGTTTTATGTTTGCTTCGTATCATCGGTTATTCTCCTCTCTTATGCCTGCTTTTATTTCTAGCTCTTTTATGCTTCTGCTCTGCGTCTGCACGATATGAAACAAATCATAAGCGCAATCAAGCAAAGGCTGGGCGACGCCGTCTAAACTCGCCACCTTGTAAGCGTGCAAACGCTTTTTGAATGCCTTTAGCATAACCTCATCGCCCGAGCTAAAGCAAAGTTTGCTAGGCGTAAATACTAGCTTACTCATTATTCGCGCTCCTTTGAAAAAATCGCTCTCTTAGCCGTTGGTTTTCGGCTTGTAACGCGTTTAGCTCTCTCGCCTGCTCGGTCAAAGCGCAAAACAAATCAAAGGCTACGGGCTTAAAGTCTGCCGTATTGTCTCCGCTTTGCTCGTCTTGTAAGTGTTTGAGATAAATATCGGGGTAGCACTCTTTTAGCATTTTTACGTAAAGTTCGGGCGCGTCTTTTATCTCTCTGCACTCTCGCGCTATTTGGCCGATACTCTTTTGATTTAGCTCCGTTTCGCGCTCCTCAAACAAATCAAAGGCTACACAAAGGGCTTTAATCACGCCCTCGCGATACTCGCTTCGCTCCTGCTCGTCCGTCTGCGCGTAAATCGCCTTAATTTCGGGGTATTTGGATAAACGAACATAAAAACGCCCGTATAACCTAGCCTCGTTATCGTCTTTAAAAGCTTTCATCTTACGCACTCCTATCTTGTAAATACGCGTCTAGCTCGCTTTTTAAAAAGCGAATAGTGCGCTCGGTTAGGCGTTTAGGCTTCGGGAAATCGTCGCGTTTCATAAAACGCCATAACGTAGCGGTCGAAATGCCTAAATACTGCGCCGTTTCTTTCGGGCTTAGTGTGTTGTTCTTTACGATTAATGGGTTCATAATAAAAACTCCTTACGAGTGATATTATTTATCCGCGTGCGCACTTGAATAAATATGAGTGAAATTTAGCGTTTCTGCGCGCTTGCGTCCACGGATTTTATTTTCCGTTTTTTTTGAAAAATGGGGAAATTGGGGGTAATTTTTAAAAAATTACTGGGTTTTGTAGGGGTTTAGCGCGGTCTTATTTTTCAGGGATAACCGCGCATTTATAGTGGTTTTGCTCTATTTGTCCGATTTACGGAAATCGTTTTCCGTTTTTTCATATTCAGCTAGGAAATCGGCAAAATTTTGCATAACGTAATCACAAATATTTTGGGTTAATTTGCCGTCGTCGATAGCACTTATTGCTTTTATTTTGTAAAAATCGGCTATGGCGTTCAAATTTTCGCGAAAATTATCTTTTTCTCGCTGTTTTTTTTCGCCCTTTTTTAAATAATGGTTTATTGCGCTATCGCTATTAAAATAATCGTTTGCTTTTCTTAAGAACTCGGCAAAATATACGACTACTTCGGCTTTTTTAAAGTCTGGGCTTTCTTTGTATTCCTCTAGCTCTTGAAATCTATTAAAAAAGTAGCCCTGCGGTAACGCTAGCCTTAAAAGCTTAACGGCTCTTTTAAAATTTTCGTAACGCCTTATTGCGTCCTGGTTGCTCTGCTGCTTTTCCTCTTGTTCGGCTAGGTTGCAAAGACTAGAGAAATAATAACATAACGCCCCGCGAGCCTTGTCGCCTGCGTCTAATACTCCGTCAAATTTGGTAAGAAAATAAAAATCATCTGGCGTAAAGCCGTCTATTTTGCTATTTTTAACATCATTAATCATTTTGCGAAAAAAAGCTTTTTCGCGACGAGATAAAGAGATAAAAGCGTTTAAAATTCTGTTAATAAACGCCTCTATCGCCTCGGCTTTCGCCGCGTCTTTGTCTACTTTGCCGTCGTCAAAGGCTTCTAGGTCTTTATCTCTGCCTTTACCCCTTGCGTTATTGCTTCGCGTTTTATTTGCCATTTATTCCCCTTTCACTTCGTCTAAATAATCGCTCCACCACTGCATAAGCTCGGCGCGCTCGTCTAGCCTTTGGCTTCTGTCGTAGATTGATTTTATTTTATTGCGCTCTCTGTGGTCTAGGCAAAGCTCGATTATTTCCGCGTCTTTGCCGTGTCGTTTGATATTTTCGTTTAGTAGCGTCGAGGCGGTCGCCCTTAGCCCGTGAAATACCGTCTCATCGCCGAAACCTAGCCTTTTAAGCGCATAATTGAGCGTGTTCTCACTTAGAGGCTTTAGGCTCGTTATGTCGCTAGGAAACACGAAATCACCCCGCCTTATCTCGTATTGAGCCTTTAAAAGCTCTTTTGTTTGCCTGCTTAACGGCACGGCGAAGTCCGCGCGCATTTTCATTGCGCCCGCCGGAAATATGATGAGGTCTTTATCAAAACTCACGTATTGCCATTTTAGCTCCCTGACGTTCACGCTGCGCAAAAAAGTGTGTGTGCCAAATATTAACGCCTGCTTGGTGCTGTTTGAGCCTCTAAAGCCGTCAATCGCCCTTAAAAGCTCGCCTAACCTCTCGGGGTCGGTTATCGCCCTGAAGTTCTCGCATTTTGAGGTTTTAAAGGTATCGGTAAAGATTATGTCGCGCGTCGGGTTATGGTCGATGTAGCCTTTACTAACGGCTAGGTCTAAAATTTTGCGAAGTAGTCTAAACGTGCGTTTGCTCGTGTCGTGGCTTATGCCCTTTTTGGTTTCGGTCTCTTGTATGCGCTCGATGACCTGCGCGTAATCCCTGCGCGCTAGCGTTTTAACGTCGCCGTCTTTTAGATAGGGCATAAGGTAGTTATTTATCCGCCCCGTTTCTCTACTCAGCGATGAAGCGCTTTTTGTCTGCTCTTTTTCTATCCACTCGCGCGCCACGTCCGCAAATTTAACCGCCTTTTGAGCTATTACGGCTTTTTTTATGTCCTCGCCTCTCTCTTTTAGTCTTTTTAGCTCGGCAGCTTTAGCTCTTGCTTCGGCTAACGTGATACTCGGATACTTGCCTATGATGATTTGATTAGTTTTGCGCTCCTCGTCGGCGTATCTAAAAATAAAAGTCTTGGTTAGGCTCTTTTTGCCCTGCACCGCGTAGACGTAAAGATACGGAGTAGAAATATCTTTAATCCACTCTCTAGCTTTGCCGTCTTTTAATGTGTATGCTTTTAGCTGGCTATCTTTCGCAAAGGTCGCCATTTTCTCGCCTTTTTCGGTTCTTTTTTAAAAAGTGGGCTAGGGTTCGTTGGCTCTTAAAATCTCCGCTTTGGTATTAGCTAAGATGACGATTTTTAGGGCATAACACGATTTAACCGTTTTGAGTGTGTAAAAATTTAGCGTTTTACTCTTGCGCACTCAAAAACACACTTATTTTCTTGAAAATGTATGATATTGTATGAAATCTTATGAAATGCTAAAAGCGGTTTAAAGCTCGTATTTTAGGGCTTTCTGAAGTCTTTTGAAATCTCTTGAAAATGATAATTGGTGGAAGCGAGGGGGATCGAACCCCTGTCCAAAAACAAACCGATCACAGCCTCTACACGCTTAGCAAAAGTGAAAAATTCATCTAAAAGGGCTCACTTTCCAAAACCTTATTTTAGACTAAGACAAGATTTCGGCTAGCAGCTCGTCAGGCCGCCAACCTACGCTAGCTGGGGTTACTCGCCGCCGTCTTAGCTAGTATCTGACTAGGCGAGGCTCAACTGAACTTACGCAGCTTTAGCGTAAGCAGGAGCGTAGTTAACGTTGTTTGCGTTTAAATTTAGTTGAGCTTTTTACGCTTTGCTCAAAGCGACGTGCCACCGTGACCGCTCTGCTCCTGTCGAAGCCAAGTCGCTCCCGTAAGAATAGGCTAAATTTAGCCTCGTTTTAAAGGTTGCGGATTATATTATTTTTTGTATTTTTTGTCAAACGCATAGTTTTTCCGGGATTTTTACGATATTTCCGTCTAGCGAGCTAAAAAACTCGGCATCGCTCTCGATATCGTTTCTGTATCTATCAAACTGATCGCTAGCTATCAGTAGCCAGTCGACGAACTCGTCGCTAGCAGGCCCGCTCATCGCCCTAGCCTCTTCGCAAATTTCCTCGGCTAGCGTCGTTAATTTTAGTATCGGGTCTAGTCTCATAAAGCCGGCGGCAGACTTGATATTATGAAAAATTCTAAAAAGTTCGTTGATGCTGCCTGCGTATCTATCGGGTCTGCTTAGGCTTATTATGAGCGGTTCCATCAGATCGCACATCAAGGCGTAGTGCGATAAAAACTCCTCCGCGATATCATAGGAATAGTCGATTTCAAGGCTTTTTAGCAATCCCATTTGCCGTCCTTTAACGTAATTGCTTTCATTGTAACATTTTTTTGATAAAATTAAAAATAAAATACCTAAATTTAAAGGGAAATTTATGCTAGAAAATAACAAAAAAGTTACAATTTATGATATAATTAACAAAAAAAGCGTTCAGCCTATCGTGATGATAACCGCCTATGACGCACTTTTTGCGCGGCTTTTTGATGATTACGTCGACATTATCTTAGTGGGCGACAGTCTAAATATGAGCTTTAACGGCAAAAAAGATACGCTTAGTCTAAAAATGAACGACGCGTTTTATCACGTTAAGGCCGTTTTGCAGGGCACAAAGCGCGCTTTTGTCGTGGCGGATATGCCCTTTGGTAGCTATCAGGACGAAAAATCCGCGTTAAAAAACGCGACGAAATTTATCAAAGCCGGCGCGGATGCAGTCAAATTTGAAGGCGGTCTAAAGGCCGCTCCTATCGTAAAAAGGCTTGCTAGCGAGGGTATAAACGTGATGGCTCACATCGGGCTCATGCCTCAGTTCGTGCGAAACGAAGGCGGCTACAAGATAAAGGGGCGCAGCGAGGCCGACGAGGCGCGCCTTATCGAAGAAGCGCAGGCTCTGGAGTATGCGGGGGCATTCTCGGCGGTGCTAGAGGGCACGGTTAGCAGCGTCGCCGCAAAGGTCGCAAAAAGCGTAAAAATGCCTATCATCGGCATCGGCGCAGGTGCCGACGTGGACGGACAGGTGCTCGTATGGAGCGATATGCTCGGGTTCTTTGACGAGTTTAAGCCAAAATTCGTAAAACGATACCTTGACGGCGCAAATTTGGTACGAACGGCGGTAGAATCCTACGCCCGCGAAGTTAGAGAAAAGACCTTTCCCTGCGAGGAGTTTGAGTATAAAATTTAGCTTGTTTTTGCAAAATCTAGTCGGCGGGATAAATTTGAGCACTTAGTAAGCGGGCGGTTTAGATTTTAAACCGATAAGTAAAATTCGGCTTAAATTCAAAGCCAAAATTTGCAATATCTTTTGTCAAATTTGGCGGATAAAATTTGCTATCAAAACAAGGCTAGACATAAAAATAAGGAGTAAGGTTTGAAAATTTTATTGATTTTAGCAACGTTTTTTAGCGCGCTAGCGGCCTCAAATCCGCATTTTGGGCTAGGCATCGATAGCCTTGGCGAACAAAGCGAGCAAACTCAAAGCCAAAAGCAGTTTTCTAAGCGCGAAGAGGCAGCAAGGCAAGCGATCGAAAATGCCGATTATGACGCTGCTTTCAAGATTTTATCGCCGCTTTGCGAGGAGGGCGACGCGATTAGCTGCGCGGTGCTTGGCAGCATGTATTTTAGCGGGCTGGGAACGGATAAAAATAGCAAAAAAGCCGAGCTTTTCTTTGAAAAATCGTGCGAGCTTGGAAACGGTACGGGCTGCTTTGATCTAGCGCTTTTAAACGCCAAGGAAATTTTCGGTCCAAAAGATGAAAATAAAATATTTCGCCTCTACGAAAAAGGCTGCGAGCTAGGCTCTGAAGCGGCTTGCAACAACCTAGGCCTAATCTACGAATCGCGAAATGATCTCAAAAAATCCATAAATTTATACGGCAAGGCTTGCATTAAATTTGACGGCGCGGGATGCTACAACTACGGCAGGATGATGCATGAGGGTCTTGGCGTGAAGCGTGATTTTGCCAGTGCTTACAAGGCATTTGACATCTCGTGCTACATGAAAAATGCGCTTGGCTGCTACGCTCTTGGCTATGTTTACGAACACGCGCAGGGCGTAGAGTTTGCGGTTTATGACGCGTATGACGGCTATTCGCGCGCTTGTAAGCTCGGCAATGACGACGGCTGCAGGGCTTTGGGATTTGAAAACTACGAAAAAAATATCGAAATTTACGAAAAATTCGAGTCCATCGCGGAGGGTTGTAAATTCGGCAATATAGACGACTGCGAGCTGCTAAAAGCAAAAATAGCGGAGTTTTAGGCTCTGACCGATTTGGTCGGCCATAATCTATATTTTTCGCCAAATTTAAGCTGATTTTGAGATTTATCCGCTTTGCTTAGCGGATAAATTTTATCTTTTATTTGCAAGCAAATTTTACTTTATACGATTTTAAAATCATTTACAGCGTCAAATTTACCGCCTAAAGCAAGGCCTAGTTTAAACCTAGCCCAAAGCCAAAACTTACCCAAATTTTTGTAAAATGCGGCAAATTTACGAAAAACAGAGCCGAAAAAATGGATAGAATAGTAGAAATAGAAAAAATAAGCTTTGAAAACGATTTTGAGGTGTCGCTGCGCCCCACGCGCTTTGAGGACTACATCGGACAGGAAAAAATCAAACAAAATTTAGGCGTCTTTATAAAGGCTGCCAAAAAGCGCGGCGAGTGCCTGGATCACGTGCTCTTCTACGGGCCGCCGGGCCTTGGTAAGACGACGCTGGCGCACATCATCGCAAACGAAATGGGCGTGAGCATCAAGATGACGGCCGCACCCATGATAGAAAAAAGCGGCGATCTGGCGGCGGTGCTAACGAATTTACAAGAGGGCGACGTGCTATTTATCGACGAGATACACCGCTTGAGTCCTGCTATCGAGGAGGTACTGTATCCGGCGATGGAGGACTTTCGCCTAGATATCATCATAGGCTCCGGGCCTGCGGCGCAGACTATCAAGATCGACTTGCCTAAATTTACGCTGATCGGCGCTACGACGCGCGCGGGTATGATTTCAGCGCCCCTTAGGGATCGCTTCGGTATGGATTTTAGGCTGCAGTTTTATACCAGAGAGGAGCTGGCTCGTATCGTACAGATCGCCTCGGTAAAGCTTGGTAAAGAGTGCGAAAAAGCCGCCGCTCTCGAGGTTGCCGCTCGCTCGCGCGCTACGCCTAGGATCGCGCTGCGACTGCTAAAGCGCATACGAGACTTCGCCGAGGTAAACGACGAAGCGATCATCTCGCAGCCTCGCGCCAAAGAGGCTCTGGACGCGCTTGGCGTAAACGATATCGGCTTTGACGAGATGGATATCAAGTACCTAGAAATCCTGCTCGCCGCCAAACGTCGTCCGATGGGGCTAAGCACGATCGCGGCGGCTCTAAGTGAGGACGAGGGCACGGTCGAGGACGTGATCGAGCCCTATCTACTCGCTAACGGCTACATCGAGCGCACCGCCAAAGGCAGGCTAGCTAGCGCTAAAGCCTACGAGGCGTTTAAGCTCAAATTTGACGCAGATGCGCAAAGGGGGCTATTTGAGGAGTGAGGCGAGTCGTTAAAAACAAGAGGAAAGACTTGCAAGAGATGCAAGTCTTAAAGTTTACCATCTGAACAGCCATTCGCCATTTGCTTGCTTGATTGCTTGGAGTGTGTTATAGCTAGCTGTCTCTTCGCTATCTGGCGCCATAAAAACTACGGTAAATTTAAAAGCATTTTTTGCTATAGGTTTTATGTCGGTTATTCGCAAAAGATCTCCACACTCGGCTTTAGTGCAGCGAAAAGTATTTATGCCAGAAGCTCCTTTTGTTATGCGTGGCGCTTTACCGACTTCCATGTATTTATTATTTTTTTGCCAATTATAGCAAGCCATATTGGATAAAAACTCTTGCAGTCTAGGCTTGGCACTTTCAAACTGCTCTCTAAAATCTTTTGGAGCTTGAGTATTAGCCAGTGCGTTACTCACAGACGGGAGTATGGCTGTTGTACTACTTTGGTAGCTTTTGTCTGATGCCTTTGGTAAATTTGGCATAGTGCAACCACCGAGAATAGCAGCAATTAGTGCGAAAGATGCAATTTTGGTTTTCATTTACTCTCCTTAAAATGAGATTTAAGCATAAAATCTATTAGGTTAAAAATCACTTAATTTTAAATATTTGGCAAATTTACCAAATACTAAACCAAAAACTCGGTACGCTATCCCGCTATAAATTTTAAACTTAAATTCAGTAATATAAGAGCGAAGCTAAAACTAGCGCTTGCGAATTTTAGCCTTCTCAAATTTCGCGCCGATTTTATCAGCCGCGCCAAAGCCGCCTCGTCCGCTACCCGTCCGTCCGCAAAACCCCGCAAAATCTGATATAATAAGCCCCTAAAGGATAAAAATGAAAAACAACCGCATATTTTTCGGGCTTTTGATGCTGTGCGCGTTAGGACTGGTGGGCTATCTTTTTAAGCCGTTTTTGCTAAATATCTTTATCGCCGCCTTGCTAGCCGTCGCCACCTCAAACGTAAACGTCAAATTTTTACAGCTAACCAAGGGCAAAAAGACGCTCTCGGCTGCGCTTACGACGCTAGCGCTATTTTCGCTATTTATCGCGCCGCTTTTATACGCCGTGATCGAGCTGGCTAAACACGCGGCAAGCTTTAACACGGGCTACGTAACAAACACGCTAGATTATTTTCAAAGCGGCAAATTTCAGCTACCAGAACCGATCAAATTTCTAGAGCCTAAAATCAAAGAGATGATCGCCGACATCGACGTCAAGGCCATCTCGGCAAATCTCATCGCAAATTTAGCCGGCATCGGAAAATCAAGCGTAAATTTTCTCGTAGACGTGATTTTCATCCTCGTATTTTTCTTTTTCGCTCTACTTTACGGCAGCGAGCTCGTAGGCTACCTAAAAAACGCGCTTCCGATGAAGGAGAGCGAGAGCGAGTTTATTCTCAGCGAAGTGGCCAACGTCATGAGCGTCGTGCTTTACTCTATCGTGATAAACGCGATTTTGCAGGGTTGTCTCTTTGCTATCATTACGATTTCCTACGGCTATAACGGCTTTTTGATGGGCATACTCTTTGCCTTTACTTCGCTAGTGCCGGTAGTAGGCGGCTTGCTTGCTTGGGGGCCTATTAGCCTTTACGAGTTTGCCAACGGCAACACCGCGGCTGCGATCGTCATCGCCGTCTATACTATCGTCGTGATCTCTATCGTCGCAGATACGTTTTTAAAGCCGATCGTGATTAAATTTATCAACGATAAGCTCGTAAAAATCCCGACCAAGATCAACGAGCTGCTGCTATTTTTCTCGATGATAGCAGGCATCTCGACGTTTGGCTTCTGGGGGCTTATCTTGGGTCCTGCGATCGTGACGTTTTTTATCTCGACGATCAAACTTTATACATTGCTTAAAGAACGCGCCGTCGTGTAAATTTGCCTAAAATCGGCGATATTTTTAGCAAATATCACAAATCTAACGCGAATTTTATTATTTTCTGTGCTATAATCCTTAAATAAAAAAATTAATGTTCCGCATTAAATTTGCGGAACGTAAATTTGCTAAATTTAACCAAGGAGTTTTTATGAAACTAGCAAAACTAAGTTTAGCCGCCGTTTTGGCGCTTGGCTTTTTGGGCGCCGCAAACGCAGCCGACACCTTTGAAGAGGCGTTTACCAAAGGAAAACTAGCGGGCAAGATCCAAGCCACGTACGCGGATCAAAAAGACGAACGCGCGCCGATACACGACGAGCAGCTGACGTCCATACAGCT of uncultured Campylobacter sp. contains these proteins:
- a CDS encoding type II toxin-antitoxin system PemK/MazF family toxin, yielding MNNEIFDEWNEIKKELDGSKQGYVKAGKIYWLSVGRNIGTEIYGKGDKFLRPVLAVKTVFKKAFIGVPISSKTKNKSGFAYHKFTDTDGKEQVAILTQIRLFDTKRVINARKGGITSEDFNAVKEKLRDFFG
- a CDS encoding aspartate carbamoyltransferase; its protein translation is MEILPQITQILAETPSIAIDTIRASFLKNRITRKHYTKIELLKSIAKTHGLKWRKMQDTKEIKISNRYEFRGLKITELYELENLSIFYAATKAPNECRQRAVIEFYGLKQYHKPAPPFDLVAELLGAVNNVSSVDLCFDRPEPFNLDAFDKAQIGDTTYLKMGLTALERVYFYDKAKKNNLNLPLYRAEATAPIVDLNKPALLPRAERLELQLCQAVRDFSQIIEFATAPELPKLTAPTYKAKNNKRELRA
- a CDS encoding phage antirepressor KilAC domain-containing protein, whose product is MSAIVAFNNLNLEISEYQDTWSLSNKQVAQGFGVSEEAIRSQKARNEFKEGVHFYLLQNATGNAKQTFWTKKGIITLGFKLTETPQTILFRDWASDFILNGSNRPLDIQNVLADPRAAADILLRLADTQDEVKRLECKVKADEPYVDFARAVEVSKGDIKIGEYAKILCDKDKGIDIGGTRLFALMRELGILRANNEPYQKYLDLGYLDFKLRTITLPNGEAILRFTPLITPKGQVKLAKKLIEAIKAKNAPQLAEG
- a CDS encoding helix-turn-helix domain-containing protein encodes the protein MNPLIVKNNTLSPKETAQYLGISTATLWRFMKRDDFPKPKRLTERTIRFLKSELDAYLQDRSA
- a CDS encoding tyrosine-type recombinase/integrase, which translates into the protein MATFAKDSQLKAYTLKDGKAREWIKDISTPYLYVYAVQGKKSLTKTFIFRYADEERKTNQIIIGKYPSITLAEARAKAAELKRLKERGEDIKKAVIAQKAVKFADVAREWIEKEQTKSASSLSRETGRINNYLMPYLKDGDVKTLARRDYAQVIERIQETETKKGISHDTSKRTFRLLRKILDLAVSKGYIDHNPTRDIIFTDTFKTSKCENFRAITDPERLGELLRAIDGFRGSNSTKQALIFGTHTFLRSVNVRELKWQYVSFDKDLIIFPAGAMKMRADFAVPLSRQTKELLKAQYEIRRGDFVFPSDITSLKPLSENTLNYALKRLGFGDETVFHGLRATASTLLNENIKRHGKDAEIIELCLDHRERNKIKSIYDRSQRLDERAELMQWWSDYLDEVKGE
- a CDS encoding Hpt domain-containing protein; translated protein: MGLLKSLEIDYSYDIAEEFLSHYALMCDLMEPLIISLSRPDRYAGSINELFRIFHNIKSAAGFMRLDPILKLTTLAEEICEEARAMSGPASDEFVDWLLIASDQFDRYRNDIESDAEFFSSLDGNIVKIPEKLCV
- the panB gene encoding 3-methyl-2-oxobutanoate hydroxymethyltransferase — translated: MLENNKKVTIYDIINKKSVQPIVMITAYDALFARLFDDYVDIILVGDSLNMSFNGKKDTLSLKMNDAFYHVKAVLQGTKRAFVVADMPFGSYQDEKSALKNATKFIKAGADAVKFEGGLKAAPIVKRLASEGINVMAHIGLMPQFVRNEGGYKIKGRSEADEARLIEEAQALEYAGAFSAVLEGTVSSVAAKVAKSVKMPIIGIGAGADVDGQVLVWSDMLGFFDEFKPKFVKRYLDGANLVRTAVESYAREVREKTFPCEEFEYKI
- a CDS encoding tetratricopeptide repeat protein, encoding MKILLILATFFSALAASNPHFGLGIDSLGEQSEQTQSQKQFSKREEAARQAIENADYDAAFKILSPLCEEGDAISCAVLGSMYFSGLGTDKNSKKAELFFEKSCELGNGTGCFDLALLNAKEIFGPKDENKIFRLYEKGCELGSEAACNNLGLIYESRNDLKKSINLYGKACIKFDGAGCYNYGRMMHEGLGVKRDFASAYKAFDISCYMKNALGCYALGYVYEHAQGVEFAVYDAYDGYSRACKLGNDDGCRALGFENYEKNIEIYEKFESIAEGCKFGNIDDCELLKAKIAEF